One window from the genome of Vidua chalybeata isolate OUT-0048 chromosome 3, bVidCha1 merged haplotype, whole genome shotgun sequence encodes:
- the PPP1CB gene encoding serine/threonine-protein phosphatase PP1-beta catalytic subunit isoform X1: MADGELNVDSLITRLLEVRGCRPGKIVQMTEAEVRGLCIKSREIFLSQPILLELEAPLKICGDIHGQYTDLLRLFEYGGFPPEANYLFLGDYVDRGKQSLETICLLLAYKIKYPENFFLLRGNHECASINRIYGFYDECKRRFNIKLWKTFTDCFNCLPIAAIVDEKIFCCHGGLSPDLQSMEQIRRIMRPTDVPDTGLLCDLLWSDPDKDVQGWGENDRGVSFTFGADVVSKFLNRHDLDLICRAHQVVEDGYEFFAKRQLVTLFSAPNYCGEFDNAGGMMSVDETLMCSFQILKPSEKKAKYQYGGLNSGRPVTPPRTANPPKKR, from the exons TACGAGGATGTCGTCCTGGGAAGATTGTTCAGATGACTGAAGCAGAAGTTCGGGGCTTGTGCATAAAATCACGGGAAATATTTCTTAGCCAGCCTATTCTTCTGGAACTAGAGGCACCTCTGAAAATTTGTG gtgataTCCATGGTCAGTATACAGACTTGCTTCGATTATTTGAATATGGAGGATTCCCACCAGAAGCTAATTATCTTTTCCTTGGAGATTATGTAGACAGAGGCAAACAGTCTCTGGAAACAATTTGCCTATTACTGGCATATAAAATCAAGTACCCGGAAAACTTCTTTCTCCTAAGAGGAAATCATGAGTGCGCTAGCATCAATCGAATCTATGGATTTTATGATGAAT GCAAGCGGAGATTTAACATTAAGCTGTGGAAGACCTTCACAGACTGTTTTAACTGCCTGCCTATTGCAGCCATTGTGGATGAGAAGATCTTCTGTTGTCATGGAG GACTGTCTCCAGATCTCCAGTCAATGGAGCAGATCCGGAGAATTATGAGACCTACAGATGTTCCTGACACGG GTTTGCTCTGTGACCTGCTGTGGTCTGACCCAGACAAAGATGTGCAAGGTTGGGGTGAAAATGATCGTGGAGTCTCTTTCACTTTTGGTGCTGATGTGGTCAGTAAATTTCTGAATCGTCATGATCTAGATTTGATCTGTCGAGCTCATCAG GTGGTTGAAGATGGATACGAGTTCTTTGCTAAACGGCAGTTGGTCACCCTATTCTCAGCTCCAAATTATTGTGGAGAGTTTGACAATGCAGGGGGCATGATGAGTGTGGATGAAACTCTGATGTGTTCCTTCCAG ATATTGAAACCATCTGAAAAGAAAGCCAAGTACCAGTATGGTGGACTGAATTCTGGGCGTCCAGTCACTCCACCTCGCACAGCTAATCCACCGAAGAAGAggtga
- the PPP1CB gene encoding serine/threonine-protein phosphatase PP1-beta catalytic subunit isoform X2 — MTEAEVRGLCIKSREIFLSQPILLELEAPLKICGDIHGQYTDLLRLFEYGGFPPEANYLFLGDYVDRGKQSLETICLLLAYKIKYPENFFLLRGNHECASINRIYGFYDECKRRFNIKLWKTFTDCFNCLPIAAIVDEKIFCCHGGLSPDLQSMEQIRRIMRPTDVPDTGLLCDLLWSDPDKDVQGWGENDRGVSFTFGADVVSKFLNRHDLDLICRAHQVVEDGYEFFAKRQLVTLFSAPNYCGEFDNAGGMMSVDETLMCSFQILKPSEKKAKYQYGGLNSGRPVTPPRTANPPKKR, encoded by the exons ATGACTGAAGCAGAAGTTCGGGGCTTGTGCATAAAATCACGGGAAATATTTCTTAGCCAGCCTATTCTTCTGGAACTAGAGGCACCTCTGAAAATTTGTG gtgataTCCATGGTCAGTATACAGACTTGCTTCGATTATTTGAATATGGAGGATTCCCACCAGAAGCTAATTATCTTTTCCTTGGAGATTATGTAGACAGAGGCAAACAGTCTCTGGAAACAATTTGCCTATTACTGGCATATAAAATCAAGTACCCGGAAAACTTCTTTCTCCTAAGAGGAAATCATGAGTGCGCTAGCATCAATCGAATCTATGGATTTTATGATGAAT GCAAGCGGAGATTTAACATTAAGCTGTGGAAGACCTTCACAGACTGTTTTAACTGCCTGCCTATTGCAGCCATTGTGGATGAGAAGATCTTCTGTTGTCATGGAG GACTGTCTCCAGATCTCCAGTCAATGGAGCAGATCCGGAGAATTATGAGACCTACAGATGTTCCTGACACGG GTTTGCTCTGTGACCTGCTGTGGTCTGACCCAGACAAAGATGTGCAAGGTTGGGGTGAAAATGATCGTGGAGTCTCTTTCACTTTTGGTGCTGATGTGGTCAGTAAATTTCTGAATCGTCATGATCTAGATTTGATCTGTCGAGCTCATCAG GTGGTTGAAGATGGATACGAGTTCTTTGCTAAACGGCAGTTGGTCACCCTATTCTCAGCTCCAAATTATTGTGGAGAGTTTGACAATGCAGGGGGCATGATGAGTGTGGATGAAACTCTGATGTGTTCCTTCCAG ATATTGAAACCATCTGAAAAGAAAGCCAAGTACCAGTATGGTGGACTGAATTCTGGGCGTCCAGTCACTCCACCTCGCACAGCTAATCCACCGAAGAAGAggtga